One region of Flavobacterium sp. KACC 22763 genomic DNA includes:
- a CDS encoding SIR2 family NAD-dependent protein deacylase — MEQLENIIKHVSTKNKRNLFTFLTGAGISSESGIPTYRGLDGIWIKGTKFHKPEEFGTFKYFKENPEEVWQYSLFRKKMFENAKPNASHYELVEIENILKDRFHLITQNIDNLHRLSGTERIFEIHGNNRQIKCSNGCREIINLPEEIKGKDIDEDLTEKEIELLKCKSCGSWMRPNILWFDEYYDEQTNKKFSSLKIAKNSGILFILGTSGATNLPIAIAETTLKYGGTIVDINIEDNQFTALIKDKKNKIIIRKTSSEALKMIKEMIKNIHISSS, encoded by the coding sequence ATGGAACAATTAGAAAACATAATAAAACACGTTTCAACTAAAAATAAAAGAAACCTTTTTACCTTTTTAACGGGCGCTGGAATTTCTTCTGAAAGTGGAATTCCGACCTATAGAGGCCTAGATGGTATTTGGATTAAGGGAACAAAATTTCATAAGCCTGAAGAGTTTGGAACTTTTAAATACTTCAAAGAAAATCCCGAGGAAGTTTGGCAATATTCATTGTTTAGAAAAAAAATGTTTGAAAATGCAAAACCAAATGCAAGCCATTACGAATTGGTTGAAATTGAAAACATTTTAAAAGACAGATTTCATCTAATTACTCAAAACATAGACAACCTACACCGATTAAGCGGAACAGAAAGAATTTTCGAAATTCATGGAAATAACAGACAGATAAAGTGTTCAAACGGTTGCAGAGAAATCATAAATCTACCCGAAGAAATAAAAGGAAAAGACATTGATGAAGATTTAACTGAAAAAGAAATTGAGCTTTTAAAATGTAAAAGTTGCGGAAGTTGGATGAGACCAAATATTTTATGGTTTGACGAATATTATGATGAACAAACAAATAAAAAATTCAGTTCTTTGAAAATTGCCAAAAACTCTGGAATACTTTTTATTCTAGGAACTTCTGGTGCAACAAATTTACCAATTGCAATTGCAGAAACCACTTTAAAATATGGCGGAACTATTGTTGACATCAATATAGAAGACAATCAGTTTACAGCTTTAATAAAAGATAAAAAAAATAAAATCATTATTCGAAAAACATCTAGTGAAGCTTTAAAAATGATTAAAGAAATGATTAAAAATATACATATTTCCTCATCTTGA
- a CDS encoding 5'-methylthioadenosine/S-adenosylhomocysteine nucleosidase family protein — MIQINQTASFAVEDILFCFALESEAAEVFKGHNVLFTGIGKVNAAYELTKAIQKKKPSVIINLGSAGSSYFQKGDVICCTKFVQRDMDVRGLGFALYETPLSGLPPVLEYGLLMDNLKEGICGTGDNFEMGHKSDVYNVVDMEAYALAMIAMKENIPFLSLKYISDGADDNAAEDWTVQVHKAAIAYGKILGLIKESEAIS, encoded by the coding sequence ATGATACAAATTAACCAAACGGCATCTTTTGCTGTTGAAGATATATTATTCTGTTTTGCTCTCGAATCTGAAGCGGCGGAAGTTTTTAAAGGCCACAATGTTTTATTTACTGGAATAGGAAAAGTAAATGCAGCTTACGAATTGACAAAAGCAATTCAAAAGAAAAAACCGTCTGTAATTATTAATCTGGGTTCGGCGGGAAGCAGTTATTTTCAGAAAGGCGATGTGATTTGCTGCACTAAATTTGTTCAAAGAGATATGGACGTTCGCGGTTTAGGTTTTGCATTGTACGAAACACCACTTTCTGGTTTACCGCCAGTTTTAGAATATGGTTTGTTAATGGATAATCTAAAAGAAGGAATCTGCGGAACAGGCGATAACTTCGAAATGGGACATAAATCGGATGTTTATAATGTGGTCGATATGGAAGCTTACGCTTTGGCTATGATTGCCATGAAAGAAAATATTCCGTTTTTAAGTTTAAAATATATTTCTGACGGAGCCGATGATAACGCTGCCGAAGATTGGACGGTTCAAGTTCATAAAGCCGCAATTGCTTATGGTAAAATTTTGGGATTGATAAAAGAATCTGAAGCCATTTCTTAA
- a CDS encoding DUF6642 family protein, translated as MDNEKFIFCLEGVKDIDDHTPTHVVKCLEELAIDQGISSIHKTCDTIEGLEESLNILLYEDHNFKDYEIIYLAMPGQENNICLHDYYYSIEEIAELFEGKMKGKIIHFANLKVLDLNEEEAQYFLDITGARAISGYGSTYNKIASCSTIDKAFFSLYQENDNLIEVVEDLYTKHYNLCKLLDFRLYY; from the coding sequence ATGGATAATGAAAAATTTATTTTCTGCCTTGAAGGCGTTAAAGATATAGACGATCATACGCCAACACATGTGGTAAAATGTCTCGAAGAATTGGCTATTGACCAAGGCATTTCGAGCATTCATAAAACCTGCGACACAATCGAAGGTTTAGAAGAAAGTCTGAATATTTTGCTTTATGAAGATCATAATTTCAAAGATTATGAAATTATTTATCTAGCAATGCCTGGTCAGGAAAACAACATCTGTCTTCACGATTATTATTACAGCATTGAAGAAATTGCCGAATTGTTTGAAGGAAAAATGAAAGGCAAAATTATTCATTTTGCCAATCTTAAAGTTTTAGACTTAAACGAAGAAGAAGCACAATATTTCTTAGATATTACTGGTGCTAGAGCAATTTCGGGCTACGGTTCTACTTATAATAAAATTGCGAGCTGCAGTACAATTGATAAAGCCTTTTTTAGTCTGTATCAGGAAAACGACAATTTGATTGAAGTGGTCGAAGATCTTTATACCAAACATTACAATCTCTGCAAGTTGCTTGATTTTAGATTATATTATTAA
- a CDS encoding helix-turn-helix domain-containing protein → MKKKQAEKIKTYGPKGFREKFLGEDNPIHLLFKSNSDHFFCLEIEEMMQIQHPVPPSKHSCHTLIFISSGQHVMKLGYQEYVTTDKEMIMVPAGQIFSLDNINNIHKGYICQFHPDILIRKYGSRELLNDFDFLKISGNPKIKLAPEDIEPITNIFERLKKEYSETTIADLNIVQSYLITLFYEMNKNAVKPIKNISAAEAITAKFKELIHDHIKTQHQVNYYSSLLNVTPNHLNKCVKTITGKSAVKWIDENILLEAKYLLFQTTLSVGEIAAQVGFEDQSYFSRFFKKTEGISPIRYRKMIDKS, encoded by the coding sequence ATGAAAAAGAAGCAGGCAGAGAAAATAAAAACGTATGGGCCAAAAGGATTTCGAGAGAAATTTTTAGGAGAAGACAATCCTATTCATTTGCTTTTCAAATCGAATTCGGATCATTTTTTCTGTCTTGAAATCGAAGAAATGATGCAGATACAGCATCCTGTTCCTCCTTCTAAACATTCTTGCCATACTTTAATTTTTATTTCTTCTGGTCAGCATGTTATGAAATTAGGATATCAGGAATATGTCACAACTGATAAGGAAATGATTATGGTTCCGGCAGGTCAGATTTTTTCGCTTGATAATATTAATAATATTCATAAAGGTTATATCTGCCAATTTCATCCTGATATTTTGATTCGGAAATATGGCAGCCGTGAGTTGCTGAATGATTTTGATTTTCTGAAAATTTCTGGAAATCCGAAAATCAAACTGGCTCCCGAAGATATTGAACCAATTACAAATATCTTTGAAAGATTGAAAAAGGAATATTCAGAAACTACAATTGCAGATTTGAATATTGTGCAATCTTATCTGATTACGCTATTTTATGAGATGAATAAAAATGCAGTAAAACCTATTAAAAACATTTCGGCAGCTGAAGCAATCACAGCAAAATTTAAAGAGCTGATTCATGATCATATAAAAACCCAGCATCAGGTAAATTATTACTCTTCTCTATTAAATGTTACTCCAAACCATTTGAATAAATGTGTCAAGACCATCACAGGGAAATCTGCTGTTAAATGGATTGACGAAAACATATTACTCGAAGCTAAATATTTACTCTTTCAAACTACTCTTTCTGTAGGTGAAATCGCAGCGCAAGTAGGCTTTGAAGATCAATCTTACTTTAGCCGTTTCTTTAAAAAGACAGAAGGAATTTCTCCCATTCGATACCGAAAAATGATTGATAAATCCTAA
- a CDS encoding pentapeptide repeat-containing protein: protein MESKLYQNRTFEAIDYSDQSLANTEFVNCEFINCNFSKSDLSHNDFLDCTFKNCNLSLATLRNTGLKNIKFIGCKLMGLDFSACNSFLFSMNFEDCILDYSTFIYKKLKKTTFADCFLKETDFSNTDLSLAVFKNCDLSGATFVESILEKTDFRTSRNYAFDPSENKIKGTKVSHTALAGLLEKFDLSIE from the coding sequence ATGGAATCAAAATTATACCAAAACAGAACTTTTGAAGCGATTGATTACTCGGATCAAAGTTTGGCCAATACCGAATTTGTAAACTGCGAATTCATTAACTGCAATTTTTCTAAAAGTGATTTGAGCCATAACGACTTTTTAGATTGTACTTTTAAAAATTGCAACCTTTCTTTGGCAACTTTAAGAAATACCGGATTGAAAAACATCAAGTTTATTGGCTGTAAATTAATGGGATTGGATTTTAGTGCTTGCAATAGTTTTCTGTTTTCAATGAATTTTGAAGATTGCATTTTAGACTATTCTACTTTCATTTACAAAAAGCTAAAGAAAACTACTTTTGCAGATTGTTTTTTAAAAGAAACTGATTTTTCTAATACCGATTTGTCTCTGGCAGTTTTTAAAAACTGTGATCTTTCTGGTGCCACTTTCGTGGAAAGTATTCTGGAGAAAACCGATTTTAGAACTTCTAGAAACTATGCATTTGATCCATCAGAAAATAAAATTAAAGGAACAAAGGTTTCACATACGGCGCTTGCAGGTTTATTAGAAAAATTTGATTTATCTATTGAGTAG
- a CDS encoding DUF5123 domain-containing protein, producing the protein MMKTINIFKGLITVLLLSVAVSSCESYNEALLDDIGNTREFSPIGLKATIRNKTVVELNWTVKSDENTDHYVVEFSADDPSFSTIYKTINVAPSELPIQVPLEGETIYSIRVKSVTSGLEDSKWSVITATTLSEQIMFPVQDADIEATKVTLRWVPNSSVTQITAMPGNVVHTITAAEKTAGVATLTGLTPETAYTAILYNGTKKRGDATFTTGIDIGTGILVKLGDDVLQKIASAPSGSVLVFMPGDYTAQTGTIAVNKTLTLRGLRPGDKPKLKFNFTLANNPNNASEVVNFSLVDIDLSGAGTTGGAIAISSAATTQLGDVLISGSYVHDFPSQLMYGNASAKLKSFTVDNSIIKNVNTASGADFIDFRTTYVANVSLTKSTFDTCSSRDFVRLDAAAGLTGTGLTSNVLIDGCTIYAPTLPAASRILYVRFVTNALIVRNTILNVGSAVYTNTTATTVPTFSNNNNFNSPNLQITTGNNRPDASATVLDPQFTSATTGDFTIKNQTLIDRKVGDPRWIK; encoded by the coding sequence ATGATGAAAACAATAAATATATTTAAAGGATTAATAACCGTATTACTTCTTTCAGTGGCAGTTTCTAGCTGCGAAAGTTATAATGAAGCGTTATTAGACGATATAGGAAATACAAGGGAATTTTCTCCAATTGGGCTTAAAGCTACAATTAGAAATAAAACTGTAGTTGAATTAAATTGGACGGTTAAATCAGATGAAAATACAGATCATTATGTAGTAGAATTTAGTGCCGATGATCCTAGCTTCTCTACAATTTATAAAACCATAAATGTTGCGCCTTCTGAACTTCCTATACAAGTACCTCTAGAGGGAGAAACAATTTATTCTATTAGAGTAAAATCGGTTACTTCAGGACTAGAAGATTCAAAATGGTCAGTTATAACTGCTACGACATTATCAGAACAAATAATGTTCCCGGTTCAAGATGCAGATATTGAAGCAACTAAAGTTACATTAAGATGGGTTCCAAATAGCTCTGTGACACAAATTACCGCAATGCCTGGAAATGTCGTACATACTATTACAGCTGCTGAAAAAACAGCTGGAGTAGCTACTTTAACAGGCTTAACACCTGAAACTGCTTATACAGCAATTTTATACAACGGTACGAAGAAAAGAGGTGATGCAACATTTACAACAGGAATAGATATTGGAACAGGAATACTAGTTAAATTAGGAGATGATGTACTTCAAAAAATTGCTAGTGCACCTTCTGGATCTGTTTTAGTTTTCATGCCAGGTGATTACACAGCTCAAACAGGAACAATAGCAGTAAATAAAACATTAACATTAAGAGGTTTGAGACCAGGTGATAAACCAAAACTTAAGTTTAATTTCACTCTTGCTAACAACCCTAATAATGCAAGTGAAGTAGTTAATTTCTCTTTAGTTGATATCGATTTAAGTGGAGCAGGAACAACTGGTGGTGCAATTGCAATTAGCTCAGCAGCTACAACACAATTAGGTGATGTTTTAATTAGTGGTAGTTACGTTCATGATTTCCCATCTCAATTGATGTACGGAAATGCATCTGCAAAATTAAAATCGTTCACTGTAGATAATAGTATTATTAAAAATGTAAACACCGCTTCTGGTGCTGATTTTATCGATTTCAGAACTACTTATGTAGCAAATGTATCTTTAACAAAAAGTACATTTGACACTTGTTCGTCTCGTGATTTCGTACGTTTAGATGCAGCAGCAGGATTAACAGGAACAGGGTTAACAAGCAATGTGTTAATTGATGGATGTACAATTTATGCGCCTACACTTCCAGCTGCAAGTAGAATCTTGTATGTGCGTTTTGTTACAAATGCTTTAATTGTGCGTAATACAATCTTAAATGTTGGATCAGCAGTTTATACCAATACTACTGCAACAACTGTTCCGACGTTCTCAAATAATAATAATTTCAATTCGCCTAATTTACAGATTACAACGGGAAACAATAGACCAGATGCTTCTGCAACTGTATTAGATCCTCAATTTACAAGTGCGACAACAGGAGACTTTACTATTAAGAATCAAACATTAATTGATCGAAAAGTAGGAGATCCACGTTGGATAAAATAA
- a CDS encoding RagB/SusD family nutrient uptake outer membrane protein — protein sequence MKHKIIIAGLIISGLFSSCQQFEDDYLEAPAQSTLDASVIFSTAGLAKGAIDGIKVPFAETNSYRGRFLPYYGLNTDVEWYNTSQTAGDKSDLCVYDAKPSNTEMNTTNNAYAMMYSGIERANVCIQGLRQYGNPTPGTELGQLLGEALTLRAIYYADLLKSWGDVPARFEPITSATLYLPKSNRDIIYKQLIADLGEASTLVAWPNETSYTSTVEHVNKAFVKAFRARLALAASGYQQYPDGVRRSNDPELSVASMYALALRESREVIQSGSARLESTFEGLWRKYNEENTAAGGESLWELPFSDGRGRMLFTFAVKHTAAADQFQANGANRGGVAGPLPFVFYDYDQADARRNVTCVPYKYGAAVNGIAKQELGSLDTWYFGKYRYEWMKRYVTSTNDDGVNKMYMRYAEVLLIAAETANELEGPSAAMPYLKEVRRRSFSSADQATKVETYVNSLTSKEAMFNALVDENKYEFTGEMERKQALIRWNLLKANLDKAKQKMAELSTRTGQYADVPATLYYKYQSDNVSLDVYGLNRGETTNPGILYSSTPWTWTGTAADAKIASLYKVGVNPDNRQFWPIWQVFLDGSNGQLKNDYGY from the coding sequence GGATTGATTATTTCGGGTCTATTTAGTTCTTGTCAGCAATTTGAAGATGACTATTTAGAAGCGCCTGCACAATCAACATTAGATGCTTCTGTAATTTTCTCTACTGCGGGACTTGCAAAAGGAGCTATTGACGGGATTAAAGTGCCATTTGCAGAAACAAACTCTTATAGAGGACGATTTTTACCTTATTACGGATTAAATACAGATGTAGAATGGTATAATACTTCACAAACAGCGGGAGATAAATCAGATTTGTGTGTGTATGATGCAAAGCCAAGCAATACAGAAATGAATACTACCAATAATGCTTATGCCATGATGTACTCAGGGATTGAGCGTGCAAATGTTTGTATTCAAGGCTTACGTCAATATGGAAATCCTACTCCAGGAACAGAATTAGGACAATTATTAGGAGAGGCTTTAACACTGAGAGCGATTTACTATGCTGATTTGCTTAAATCTTGGGGTGATGTTCCTGCTCGTTTTGAACCAATTACTAGTGCTACTTTATATTTGCCTAAATCAAACAGAGATATTATTTACAAACAATTAATAGCTGACTTAGGAGAAGCTTCAACATTGGTTGCTTGGCCTAATGAAACTTCTTATACAAGCACAGTTGAACACGTAAATAAAGCTTTTGTAAAAGCCTTTAGAGCGCGTTTGGCTTTGGCAGCAAGTGGTTATCAACAATATCCTGACGGCGTGAGAAGAAGTAATGATCCAGAACTTTCAGTGGCTTCTATGTATGCATTGGCATTAAGAGAATCTCGTGAAGTAATTCAAAGTGGTTCTGCTCGTTTAGAATCTACTTTTGAGGGATTATGGAGAAAATACAACGAAGAAAATACTGCTGCAGGAGGAGAATCTCTTTGGGAACTTCCTTTTTCTGATGGACGTGGTAGAATGTTATTCACTTTTGCTGTAAAACACACGGCTGCTGCTGATCAATTTCAAGCTAATGGAGCTAACCGTGGAGGTGTTGCAGGCCCATTACCATTTGTTTTCTATGATTATGATCAAGCCGATGCTCGTAGAAATGTTACTTGTGTGCCTTATAAATATGGTGCAGCAGTTAATGGTATTGCAAAACAAGAGTTAGGTTCTTTAGATACGTGGTATTTTGGTAAATACCGTTACGAATGGATGAAACGTTATGTAACTTCTACAAATGATGATGGAGTTAATAAAATGTACATGCGTTATGCAGAGGTGCTTTTAATTGCTGCTGAAACAGCAAACGAATTGGAAGGACCAAGTGCAGCAATGCCTTATTTGAAAGAAGTACGAAGAAGATCATTTTCTTCAGCAGATCAAGCTACCAAAGTTGAAACTTATGTGAATTCTTTAACTAGTAAAGAAGCAATGTTTAATGCGCTTGTTGATGAAAATAAATATGAGTTTACAGGAGAAATGGAACGTAAACAAGCACTTATCCGCTGGAATTTGCTTAAAGCAAACTTAGATAAAGCAAAACAAAAAATGGCAGAATTATCTACTCGTACAGGACAATATGCTGATGTGCCAGCTACTTTGTATTATAAATACCAATCGGATAATGTAAGTTTGGATGTATATGGACTTAATCGCGGAGAAACTACAAATCCAGGAATATTGTATTCTTCTACTCCTTGGACATGGACAGGTACAGCTGCCGATGCTAAAATAGCTTCTTTATATAAAGTAGGAGTTAATCCTGATAATAGACAATTCTGGCCAATATGGCAAGTATTTCTTGATGGAAGTAATGGTCAGTTAAAAAATGATTACGGTTATTAA